A window from Gossypium raimondii isolate GPD5lz chromosome 7, ASM2569854v1, whole genome shotgun sequence encodes these proteins:
- the LOC105793810 gene encoding ABC transporter F family member 4: MGKKKQEESGAAAKVKGGSKDVKKEKLSVSAMLASMDQKPEKPKKATSTKPKAKGPKVSSYTDGIDLPPSDEEDEFPSGEEQTQSNRQERQSLKPLDTSISEKELKKREKKEMLATQAAELAKQEALKDDHDAFTVVIGSRASVLDGEDDADANVKDITIDNFSVSARGKELLKNASVKISHGKRYGLVGPNGMGKSTLLKLLAWRKIPVPKNIDVLLVEQEVVGDDRTALQAVVSANEELIRLREEVAALQNSSASNGEDENDLNGDDAGERLAELYEKLQILGSDAAEAQASKILAGLGFTKAMQGRPTRSFSGGWRMRISLARALFVQPTLLLLDEPTNHLDLRAVLWLEEYLYRWKKTLVVVSHDRDFLNTVCTEIIHLHDMKLQFYRGNFDDFESGYEQRRKEMNKKFEIYEKQVKAAKRSGNRVQQEKVKDRAKFAAAKEAAKNKGKGKIDEDDRPAEAPKKWRDYSVEFHFPEPTELTPPLLQIMNVSFSYPNREDFRLSDVDLGIDMGTRVAIVGPNGAGKSTLLNLIAGDLVPTEGEVRRSQKLRIGRYSQHFVDLLTMEETPVQYLLRLHPDQEGLSKQEAVRAKLGKFGLPSHNHLTPIAKLSGGQKARVVFTSISMSKPHILLLDEPTNHLDMQSIDALADALDEFTGGVVLVSHDSRLISRVCEDEEKSQIWVVDNGTVNTFPGTFEDYKDELQREIRAEVDE, from the coding sequence ATGGGAAAGAAAAAGCAAGAGGAGAGTGGTGCTGCCGCAAAAGTTAAGGGTGGCAGCAAAGATGTGAAGAAAGAGAAACTTTCTGTTTCAGCTATGCTTGCTAGCATGGACCAGAAACCTGAGAAACCAAAAAAGGCTACTTCTACTAAACCCAAGGCAAAGGGTCCAAAGGTTTCATCTTACACTGATGGGATCGATCTCCCACCATCAGATGAGGAGGATGAGTTCCCCTCCGGGGAAGAACAAACTCAATCTAACAGACAAGAAAGGCAGAGCTTGAAGCCACTTGATACCTCCATAAGTGAAAAGGAATTGAAGAAGCGTGAGAAAAAGGAAATGCTTGCTACCCAAGCTGCTGAGCTGGCAAAACAAGAGGCCCTTAAAGATGATCATGATGCTTTCACTGTGGTTATTGGTAGTCGGGCTTCTGTCCTTGATGGTGAGGATGATGCAGATGCTAATGTCAAAGATATAACCATAGACAATTTCTCTGTATCAGCTCGTGGGAAAGAACTTCTTAAGAATGCCTCGGTTAAGATATCCCATGGTAAAAGATATGGTTTGGTTGGACCAAATGGGATGGGGAAGTCTACCTTGTTAAAGCTTCTTGCTTGGAGGAAGATTCCAGTTCCAAAAAATATTGATGTGCTCTTGGTTGAACAGGAAGTGGTTGGTGATGATAGAACTGCCCTTCAGGCTGTTGTTTCTGCGAATGAAGAGTTAATTAGGCTACGGGAAGAAGTTGCAGCTTTGCAAAATTCTTCTGCTTCTAATGGAGAGGATGAAAATGACCTCAATGGAGATGATGCAGGAGAAAGGCTTGCAGAACTGTATGAAAAGTTGCAGATTTTGGGTTCAGATGCTGCTGAAGCTCAGGCATCTAAGATTCTTGCTGGGTTGGGTTTCACCAAAGCAATGCAAGGTCGTCCGACACGATCATTTAGTGGTGGATGGAGGATGAGAATATCTTTGGCCAGGGCACTTTTTGTACAACCAACACTTCTGTTGTTGGATGAGCCCACTAACCATCTTGACCTTAGGGCTGTACTTTGGCTGGAGGAATATTTATATCGGTGGAAGAAAACATTGGTGGTTGTTTCTCATGATCGAGATTTTCTCAATACAGTTTGCACTGAAATTATTCATCTCCATGATATGAAGCTCCAGTTCTACCGTGGAAACTTTGATGACTTTGAATCAGGGTATGAGCAGCGTCGTAAAGAGATGAataagaagtttgaaatttatgagAAGCAGGTAAAAGCTGCTAAAAGGTCAGGGAATCGAGTTCAGCAGGAGAAGGTAAAAGATCGAGCTAAGTTTGCGGCAGCAAAAGAAGCAGCAAAGAACAAGGGAAAGGGCAAGATCGATGAGGATGATCGTCCAGCTGAGGCCCCGAAGAAGTGGAGGGATTACAGTGTGGAGTTCCACTTCCCTGAGCCTACGGAACTGACGCCGCCTCTTTTGCAGATAATGAATGTAAGCTTCAGTTATCCTAATCGGGAGGATTTCAGGCTCTCAGACGTTGATTTGGGTATTGATATGGGAACTCGGGTTGCCATTGTTGGGCCTAATGGAGCTGGTAAATCTACTCTCTTGAATCTTATTGCTGGTGATTTAGTTCCAACAGAGGGTGAAGTGCGAAGGAGTCAGAAGTTGAGGATTGGGAGGTATTCTCAACACTTTGTTGATCTGCTAACAATGGAGGAGACACCTGTGCAGTATCTTCTTCGTCTTCATCCAGATCAAGAGGGACTCAGCAAGCAGGAGGCTGTTCGGGCCAAGCTGGGGAAATTTGGACTTCCCAGCCATAATCACCTCACTCCAATTGCAAAATTATCTGGAGGCCAGAAAGCTCGAGTTGTTTTCACTTCGATTTCCATGTCAAAGCCTCATATATTGCTATTGGATGAGCCCACAAACCATTTGGATATGCAAAGCATAGATGCCCTAGCTGATGCATTGGATGAGTTTACTGGTGGAGTTGTCCTCGTAAGTCACGACTCTAGGCTGATATCACGTGTCTGCGAGGATGAAGAGAAGAGTCAAATTTGGGTGGTAGATAATGGGACGGTGAACACTTTCCCTGGTACTTTCGAAGACTACAAAGACGAGCTCCAAAGAGAGATTAGAGCGGAGGTTGATGAATGA